A genome region from Nocardia sp. NBC_01730 includes the following:
- the pabB gene encoding aminodeoxychorismate synthase component I — MRTLLIDNYDSFTYNLYQLISEVNGVEPTVVRNDEVRTVAELELARFDNVVVSPGPGRPDVARDIGISAAVIRETELPLLGVCLGHQGIVVAAGGVVAAAPAARHGFLDRIEHDDRDLFTGIPQGFTAVRYHSLCALRPLPRDLEVTAVAADDVVMGVRHRRRPQWGVQFHPESIAGEFGAAILRNFANLTAAHRVRSNAGRAAVPRHPEVAEGEIAPDASTAGPPFPTPMSALAPEQFPAAAVRFERLRGESSFARAVSARTEHSAPLSRTFRLQQEVIERAIDTESAFVRLYGNSPTAFWLDSEHVEPGLDRFSFLGDASGPHAEVLRYRVGDGEVTVESSDGHRRTVAGGILDYLAAELRARQLELPDLPFDFVGGYVGYLGYEVKADCGGDAVHRAPTPDAQWIFADRIVVVDHMGGRTHLLSLTDATPDTVRAGADWLRDTRETLETLPTWTNPPMLEVPSDREAVAPLLTRGRERYLADIAVCQERLHAGESYEICLTDSATIPAREDDGLDFYRTLRRCNPAPYAAYLRFDDLDIACSSPERFLKVDRRRAVESKPIKGTAPRGATPAEDERLRRELADSSKTRSENLMIVDLLRNDLGRVCEIGSVYVPKLMATEQYTTMHQLVSTVRGRLRPEVDVVDCLRACFPGGSMTGAPKLRTLEIIDALETEARGVYSGTIGFLGLGGTADLNIVIRTAVRYDGHWRIGAGGAIVLDSDPEDEYHEVLLKAAAALRAATVHAPR, encoded by the coding sequence ATGCGCACGCTGTTGATCGACAATTACGACTCGTTCACCTATAACCTGTATCAGCTGATCAGCGAGGTGAACGGCGTCGAGCCGACGGTCGTGCGCAACGACGAGGTGCGGACCGTCGCCGAGCTGGAACTCGCCCGCTTCGACAACGTGGTCGTTTCGCCGGGGCCAGGACGGCCGGACGTCGCGCGGGACATCGGGATCTCCGCGGCCGTGATTCGCGAGACCGAGTTGCCGTTGCTCGGGGTGTGCCTCGGACATCAGGGCATTGTGGTCGCGGCGGGTGGCGTCGTTGCCGCGGCGCCCGCGGCAAGACACGGATTCCTCGACCGAATCGAGCACGACGACCGCGACCTGTTCACCGGAATCCCGCAGGGCTTCACCGCCGTGCGGTATCACTCGCTCTGTGCGCTGCGGCCGCTGCCGCGGGACCTGGAGGTCACCGCGGTGGCCGCGGACGATGTCGTCATGGGGGTACGGCATCGCCGGAGGCCGCAGTGGGGTGTGCAGTTCCATCCCGAGTCGATCGCCGGCGAGTTCGGCGCGGCGATATTGCGCAATTTCGCGAATCTCACCGCGGCGCACCGAGTTCGGTCGAATGCCGGGCGCGCCGCCGTACCGCGACACCCGGAGGTGGCGGAAGGCGAGATCGCTCCGGACGCGAGCACCGCGGGCCCACCCTTCCCCACTCCGATGTCTGCACTAGCGCCCGAGCAGTTCCCCGCCGCGGCAGTCCGATTCGAGCGCTTACGGGGCGAATCGTCCTTCGCGCGAGCGGTTTCGGCTCGCACCGAGCACTCGGCACCACTTTCCCGGACGTTCCGGCTCCAGCAGGAGGTGATCGAGCGGGCGATCGATACCGAGAGCGCGTTCGTGCGGCTGTACGGCAACTCCCCCACGGCATTCTGGCTGGACAGCGAGCACGTGGAACCCGGTTTGGACCGGTTCTCGTTCCTGGGTGACGCGAGTGGTCCCCATGCGGAGGTGCTGCGCTACCGGGTGGGCGACGGCGAGGTGACCGTGGAGTCGTCCGACGGCCATCGACGCACCGTCGCAGGCGGCATTCTCGACTACCTGGCCGCCGAACTGCGGGCGCGGCAGCTCGAACTTCCCGATCTGCCTTTCGATTTCGTGGGCGGGTATGTCGGCTATCTCGGCTACGAGGTCAAGGCCGACTGCGGCGGAGACGCGGTCCATCGCGCACCGACACCGGACGCGCAGTGGATTTTCGCCGACCGGATAGTGGTGGTCGATCACATGGGTGGGCGGACACATCTGCTCTCGCTCACCGACGCGACACCGGATACGGTCCGGGCGGGCGCCGACTGGCTGCGCGATACCCGAGAGACCCTCGAAACCCTTCCGACCTGGACGAATCCGCCGATGCTCGAGGTGCCATCGGACCGCGAGGCCGTCGCTCCGCTGCTCACGCGCGGCCGCGAGCGCTACCTCGCCGACATCGCGGTCTGCCAGGAGCGACTGCATGCAGGCGAGTCCTACGAGATCTGCCTGACCGACAGCGCGACGATCCCCGCCCGCGAAGACGACGGACTCGACTTCTACCGCACACTGCGGCGCTGCAACCCCGCGCCGTATGCCGCCTACCTACGCTTCGACGACCTCGACATCGCCTGCTCCTCGCCGGAGCGCTTCCTCAAGGTCGACCGCCGCCGCGCCGTGGAGAGCAAGCCGATCAAGGGCACCGCGCCACGCGGCGCCACCCCCGCCGAGGACGAGCGTCTGCGCCGCGAACTGGCCGACAGCTCGAAGACCAGGTCGGAGAACCTGATGATCGTCGATTTGCTGCGCAACGATCTCGGCCGGGTCTGTGAGATCGGCAGCGTGTACGTGCCGAAGCTGATGGCCACCGAGCAGTACACGACCATGCATCAGCTGGTGTCCACCGTGCGCGGCAGGCTGCGGCCCGAGGTCGACGTGGTCGACTGCCTGCGCGCGTGTTTCCCAGGCGGCTCGATGACCGGCGCGCCGAAACTGCGCACCCTGGAGATCATCGACGCGCTGGAAACCGAAGCGCGGGGGGTCTATTCGGGCACCATCGGCTTTCTCGGGCTCGGCGGCACCGCGGACCTGAACATCGTGATCCGCACCGCCGTGCGCTACGACGGCCACTGGCGGATCGGTGCGGGCGGCGCCATCGTGCTCGATTCCGATCCCGAGGACGAATACCACGAGGTCCTGCTCAAGGCGGCCGCCGCCTTACGCGCGGCCACAGTCCACGCGCCTCGCTGA